From the genome of Candidatus Binatus sp., one region includes:
- a CDS encoding anti-sigma factor family protein: protein MAECGEIGMMLGAFEDSELEPNEMQEVAFHLARCESCTGILADYSTLGRDLRSIAAEPSLAGFSSAVIARVDRLPQPVLTRVARFLRRQADSVGSGFAWGGAVAAFAVVTIILMTPYAEQFANPAPHSATSIAKAEHEAAAAANQVAEATPGEPTMADNDSHADISRLESENHSVAVWSEPRRDTTVIWLPDQP, encoded by the coding sequence ATGGCTGAATGCGGTGAAATAGGCATGATGCTCGGCGCGTTCGAGGACTCCGAACTCGAGCCCAACGAGATGCAGGAAGTCGCGTTTCATCTGGCGCGATGCGAATCCTGCACCGGAATCCTGGCCGATTACTCGACGCTCGGACGCGACCTCAGATCGATTGCGGCAGAGCCGTCGCTGGCAGGATTTTCGAGCGCCGTGATCGCTCGGGTCGATCGCCTGCCACAGCCGGTGCTGACCAGAGTCGCGCGTTTCCTGAGGCGCCAGGCGGACTCGGTCGGTTCGGGCTTCGCCTGGGGCGGCGCGGTAGCGGCGTTCGCCGTCGTGACGATAATTCTGATGACTCCGTATGCTGAGCAGTTCGCCAATCCAGCGCCGCACTCGGCCACTTCGATCGCCAAGGCCGAGCACGAAGCCGCCGCGGCGGCAAATCAAGTGGCGGAAGCGACGCCCGGCGAGCCTACAATGGCGGATAACGATTCTCATGCCGACATCTCGCGGCTCGAGTCGGAAAACCATTCGGTCGCAGTCTGGAGCGAGCCTCGCAGGGACACGACCGTCATTTGGTTGCCCGATCAGCCTTAG
- a CDS encoding DUF4340 domain-containing protein gives MRLRNTIIVLILFAIVGGYAFIVGRYSSPEAQRKLLAVKQDDIAKIELHYADRDIVLERDQGKPWRLVKPIGADADQTQANNLARAIADCAVVRTVDEKPADVAPFGLKPAATTVTVTTFGKKTLPTIEVGKSTPIGFNAYVRLAGSPAVLLTEAVFSAGMNKTVNDLRVRDLMAFKLDDVQKLIIARDNAPTIEIDRDGDQWKIVKPAPYPADDTAVRTALSTLVNAKASDFIADAPGNVTQYGLEKPHLTATVVLKSGEQQSMLFGFKQSEQGKGGIYVRRGERAPVYAVAGYVMSSLDKSALDFRNRTILKVDPEAVASVEVKNSDGKFTLKRAGADWNVIAGGKTTEAGIPVVERLLNQFRDLKGQSIVADPMPSAQPFGLDNPAAEITLVGKDGKELGAVKLAKISVKPTTPPIPGEPAGPQSECYASSSASKAVFSLSDFSFAQLNKPAALYMAKAPPGSAPSK, from the coding sequence ATGCGGCTGCGCAACACCATTATCGTTCTGATCCTGTTTGCGATTGTCGGCGGCTACGCCTTTATCGTCGGCCGTTATTCCTCACCGGAGGCGCAGCGCAAGCTGCTCGCCGTCAAGCAGGACGATATCGCCAAAATTGAACTGCACTACGCTGACCGGGACATCGTGCTCGAGCGCGACCAGGGTAAGCCGTGGCGGCTGGTCAAGCCAATCGGAGCCGACGCCGACCAGACGCAGGCCAACAACCTCGCCCGCGCAATCGCCGATTGCGCCGTGGTCCGCACCGTCGATGAGAAGCCGGCGGATGTTGCGCCATTCGGGCTTAAGCCTGCGGCCACGACCGTCACGGTCACGACCTTCGGCAAGAAAACATTGCCCACAATCGAAGTCGGGAAATCGACGCCGATTGGGTTCAACGCTTATGTCCGGCTCGCCGGCAGTCCCGCCGTGCTGCTGACCGAAGCCGTGTTCTCGGCCGGAATGAACAAGACGGTCAACGATTTGCGCGTCCGCGACTTGATGGCATTCAAACTCGACGACGTTCAAAAGCTGATCATCGCGCGCGACAATGCGCCGACGATTGAAATCGATCGCGACGGCGACCAGTGGAAAATCGTCAAGCCCGCGCCGTACCCGGCCGACGACACGGCGGTGCGGACTGCGCTGAGCACGCTGGTCAACGCGAAGGCGTCCGACTTTATCGCCGATGCGCCCGGCAACGTCACGCAATACGGGCTCGAAAAGCCGCATCTGACGGCGACGGTGGTGCTCAAGAGCGGCGAGCAGCAATCGATGCTGTTCGGCTTCAAACAGAGCGAGCAGGGGAAGGGCGGAATTTACGTGCGCCGCGGAGAGCGCGCGCCGGTTTACGCCGTGGCCGGGTACGTGATGAGCAGCCTGGACAAGTCGGCGCTGGATTTTCGCAACCGAACGATTCTGAAGGTCGATCCCGAGGCGGTTGCGAGCGTCGAAGTCAAAAACAGCGACGGCAAATTCACGCTCAAGCGCGCGGGCGCGGACTGGAACGTGATCGCAGGAGGCAAGACGACCGAGGCCGGCATTCCGGTCGTGGAGCGCTTGCTCAATCAGTTCCGCGATCTAAAGGGCCAATCGATCGTCGCCGATCCGATGCCGAGCGCTCAGCCGTTCGGGCTGGACAATCCCGCGGCTGAAATCACGCTCGTCGGCAAGGACGGCAAAGAGCTGGGCGCGGTCAAGCTCGCGAAGATCAGCGTCAAGCCAACGACCCCGCCAATTCCCGGCGAGCCGGCCGGACCGCAGTCGGAGTGCTACGCATCTTCAAGCGCGAGCAAGGCGGTGTTCTCGCTCAGCGATTTCAGTTTCGCGCAACTCAACAAGCCTGCGGCGCTGTACATGGCCAAGGCGCCGCCGGGATCGGCGCCGTCGAAGTAG
- a CDS encoding sigma-70 family RNA polymerase sigma factor, producing the protein MRTPGHHDGDEAELIDRSRKGDSEAFGVLVERYQRRVVGVALAVVHNQDDALELAQETFVRAFENLSKFESRSSFSTWLYRIAANLAIDFWRREGRHVVLHGEDADNEISRMPTSQGDSFKEVSRSELSARLKQALEELTPEHRAVILLREVEGMSYDEISDVLQCPRGTVMSRLHYARTHLRNILKDVAGS; encoded by the coding sequence TTGAGAACACCAGGCCACCACGACGGTGATGAAGCCGAGCTAATCGATCGCTCCCGCAAGGGCGATTCCGAGGCGTTTGGCGTTTTGGTGGAACGTTATCAGCGCCGGGTGGTCGGAGTCGCGCTGGCGGTAGTACACAATCAGGATGACGCGCTTGAACTGGCGCAAGAAACCTTTGTCCGCGCCTTTGAAAACCTTTCGAAATTCGAATCGCGATCGAGCTTTTCAACTTGGCTGTATCGAATCGCGGCCAACCTCGCGATCGATTTCTGGCGCCGCGAGGGACGCCATGTGGTCCTTCATGGAGAAGACGCCGATAATGAAATCAGCAGGATGCCGACCAGCCAGGGAGATTCATTCAAGGAAGTCAGTCGCAGTGAACTCTCGGCGCGCCTAAAGCAAGCGCTGGAGGAGTTGACGCCGGAACATCGTGCAGTGATACTTTTACGCGAAGTCGAAGGAATGTCGTACGACGAAATCAGCGACGTTTTGCAGTGTCCGAGAGGAACGGTCATGAGCAGGTTGCACTATGCCCGAACCCACCTGCGCAACATCTTGAAGGACGTGGCCGGGAGCTGA
- the acpS gene encoding holo-ACP synthase codes for MGQIAGTGIDVIEVERIERALTRAATGERFRARVFTPGEVRYCESRGRPRYQSYAARFAAKEATMKALGTGWNRNVGWSEIEVVRERGKAPTIALSGKAAAFAQGKQITRFHLSITHTAAQAIAHVIAET; via the coding sequence ATGGGGCAAATCGCCGGCACCGGAATCGACGTTATCGAGGTCGAACGCATCGAGCGCGCTCTCACGCGGGCCGCCACGGGCGAGCGTTTTCGCGCCCGCGTCTTCACGCCAGGCGAGGTCAGGTACTGCGAGTCGCGCGGGCGTCCCCGCTACCAGAGCTACGCCGCGCGTTTCGCCGCCAAGGAAGCGACGATGAAGGCGCTCGGCACGGGATGGAACCGCAACGTCGGATGGAGCGAGATCGAAGTGGTGCGCGAGCGCGGCAAAGCGCCGACCATCGCGCTATCAGGCAAGGCTGCTGCCTTCGCGCAAGGAAAACAGATCACGCGCTTTCATCTGAGCATCACCCATACCGCGGCCCAGGCTATCGCCCACGTCATCGCCGAAACCTGA
- the polA gene encoding DNA polymerase I, producing MGAERKQLILVDGSGYIFRAFFALPPMNTSRGLPTQAVYGFIRMILKLLKDVRPSHLAIVFDSPKKTFRDDLFADYKANRAEAPNDLVVQIPYIHRVVEAFRIKSLMLDGFEADDVIGTLAKRAAHEHFIVTIITADKDFMQLVGPHVTLWDTMRDRRIGVREVKERFGVEPAALVDIQALTGDTIDNIKGVPGVGEKTAVALVKQFASVKGIYENLDRIEESGIRGARKIAGLLGEHRAAVDLARRLVRIDTEVPLSVEPDEFAWRGVDEHAAAQLMRELEFHSILREISPSQVELPGLESKSKPAPTVAGKDLADALETLAGAPRIAFDLAVAAAGQDRLQLASADQTIVVDHDGIASAAPILGSERPLKSCHDLKTQIGAFARHAIALKGVDFDTMLAGFLINSGKPEPSLTDLYHEYLAPLGAGGAPGTNAELVRDLREALAARLEADGLASLFDEIEMPTAPILAAMEAAGIGIDADALKIISKEFAEQLNRLERECYQLAGREFNLNSPTQLRELLFNELKLSAKGLKKTKSGFSTDADTLEKLAAVHPMPRKLIEYRTISKLKSTYADALSEAIRSGTGRIHTTWHQALVATGRVSSSDPNLQNIPTRSAEGRRIRRAFVPKPGCIFVSADYSQIDLRVLAHLSGDQTLVDAFNTGQDIHVRTATEVLGITPDKVNTEARRLAKVINFGIIYGMGPQRLAGELGIALAEASDYIKRYFERLAGVRAWLDETVRNARTTGYVTTMYGRRRYLPELNALPGGARAQAERIAINTPIQGTAADLIKLAMIRLDGVLRERGLGTRMILQVHDELLLEAPKDEWQEAAELAKREMEGVAKLKIPLKVELKSGPNWAEMTGAA from the coding sequence ATGGGCGCAGAGCGCAAGCAACTCATTTTGGTCGACGGCTCCGGGTACATCTTCCGCGCTTTTTTCGCGCTGCCGCCGATGAATACCTCGCGCGGACTGCCGACCCAGGCGGTGTACGGCTTCATCCGGATGATTCTGAAGCTGTTGAAGGACGTGCGCCCGTCGCATCTCGCGATCGTCTTCGACTCGCCGAAAAAAACTTTTCGCGACGACCTGTTCGCCGATTACAAGGCCAACCGCGCCGAGGCGCCCAACGACCTTGTCGTGCAGATTCCCTACATCCATCGCGTGGTCGAGGCGTTTCGGATCAAGTCGCTGATGCTCGATGGATTCGAGGCCGACGACGTGATTGGCACGCTCGCCAAGCGCGCGGCGCACGAGCATTTCATCGTCACGATCATCACCGCCGACAAGGACTTCATGCAACTGGTCGGCCCGCATGTCACGCTGTGGGACACGATGCGCGATCGGCGAATCGGAGTGCGCGAGGTCAAGGAGCGCTTCGGCGTCGAGCCGGCGGCGCTGGTCGATATCCAGGCGCTCACGGGAGATACGATCGATAATATCAAGGGTGTGCCGGGGGTCGGCGAGAAAACGGCCGTGGCGCTGGTCAAGCAGTTCGCCAGTGTGAAGGGAATCTACGAGAACCTGGACCGTATCGAGGAAAGCGGAATTCGCGGAGCGAGAAAAATCGCGGGCCTGCTCGGTGAGCATCGCGCGGCGGTGGACCTGGCGCGACGATTGGTGCGCATCGACACCGAGGTGCCGCTCAGCGTCGAGCCGGACGAATTCGCGTGGCGGGGGGTGGACGAGCACGCGGCTGCGCAACTGATGCGCGAGCTGGAGTTCCATTCGATCCTGCGCGAGATATCGCCGTCGCAAGTGGAGCTTCCCGGTCTGGAATCGAAATCGAAGCCGGCGCCCACCGTCGCCGGGAAAGATCTCGCCGACGCGCTTGAAACTCTGGCCGGCGCGCCGCGCATCGCGTTTGACCTCGCCGTCGCCGCGGCCGGTCAGGACCGGCTGCAGCTCGCAAGCGCCGACCAAACAATCGTCGTCGATCATGACGGGATCGCCAGCGCAGCGCCAATTCTCGGCTCCGAGCGCCCGCTCAAATCGTGCCACGATCTGAAGACTCAAATCGGAGCGTTCGCCCGCCACGCAATCGCGCTCAAAGGCGTCGATTTCGACACGATGCTGGCGGGCTTTCTGATCAATTCGGGAAAGCCGGAGCCGTCGCTGACAGACTTGTATCACGAGTACCTGGCGCCGCTTGGCGCCGGCGGTGCACCGGGCACCAATGCGGAGCTGGTGAGAGATCTTCGCGAAGCGCTGGCGGCGCGGCTGGAAGCCGACGGGCTCGCGTCGCTGTTCGACGAGATCGAGATGCCGACCGCGCCGATTCTGGCGGCGATGGAAGCCGCGGGAATCGGCATCGACGCCGACGCGCTCAAGATCATCTCGAAGGAATTTGCCGAGCAACTGAATCGGCTGGAACGCGAGTGCTACCAGCTGGCCGGCCGCGAGTTCAATCTCAACTCGCCCACGCAGTTGCGCGAGCTGCTGTTCAACGAGTTGAAACTTTCGGCCAAGGGCCTGAAAAAAACCAAGAGCGGTTTCTCGACCGACGCCGATACGCTCGAAAAGCTCGCGGCGGTGCATCCCATGCCGCGCAAGCTGATCGAATACCGCACGATTTCGAAATTGAAATCCACTTACGCCGACGCGCTGTCCGAGGCGATCCGCTCGGGCACCGGGCGAATTCACACGACCTGGCATCAGGCGCTGGTCGCGACCGGACGGGTCAGCTCAAGCGATCCGAATCTGCAAAACATCCCGACCCGCAGCGCGGAAGGCCGCCGGATTCGCCGGGCGTTCGTGCCCAAGCCGGGATGCATCTTCGTCTCAGCCGACTATTCCCAGATCGATCTGCGCGTGCTGGCTCATCTGTCGGGCGACCAGACATTGGTGGACGCATTCAACACCGGCCAGGACATCCACGTGCGCACCGCGACCGAGGTGCTGGGAATCACGCCGGACAAAGTCAACACCGAAGCGCGGCGGCTGGCCAAGGTGATAAACTTCGGGATTATTTACGGGATGGGGCCGCAGCGGCTGGCGGGCGAGCTCGGGATTGCGCTGGCGGAGGCCTCGGACTACATCAAGCGCTACTTCGAGCGGCTGGCGGGCGTGCGTGCGTGGCTGGACGAGACCGTTCGCAACGCGCGCACGACGGGCTACGTAACGACGATGTACGGGCGGCGCCGTTATCTGCCGGAGCTAAACGCCCTGCCGGGCGGGGCTCGGGCGCAGGCAGAGCGAATCGCCATTAACACGCCGATCCAGGGCACGGCGGCAGACCTGATAAAACTCGCTATGATACGGCTGGACGGGGTGCTGCGAGAGCGCGGGCTGGGCACGCGGATGATTCTGCAGGTGCATGACGAACTGCTGCTGGAAGCGCCAAAAGACGAGTGGCAAGAGGCGGCCGAGCTGGCAAAACGCGAAATGGAGGGGGTCGCCAAACTCAAAATTCCACTGAAGGTGGAGCTGAAATCCGGACCAAACTGGGCTGAGATGACCGGCGCGGCATGA
- a CDS encoding ABC transporter permease subunit — protein sequence MKNSFTIAGKELAGYFLQPVAYVVMTVFLLLGGFFFFALLRYFEVTLTAYSAMQNPEVLQRLNLNERVIEPMLHNLAIVLVILVPAITMRSFAEEKRTGTYELLLTAPIRTGEIVAGKFIAAAAFMLIMIGLAGMFPLILVAFGNPEVGVMFSGYLGLAFLSISFVSIGLFTSSLTQNQIIAAISCFGLLLLLFVISWPAQAGGGSLVGLVRYLSLPDHFAQMVTGIIDTRDIVYFLSLIFVALFLTQRSVESARWR from the coding sequence ATGAAAAATTCTTTTACAATCGCGGGCAAGGAACTCGCGGGGTATTTCCTGCAACCGGTTGCCTACGTCGTGATGACGGTGTTCCTGCTGCTGGGCGGCTTCTTTTTCTTCGCGCTGCTGCGCTACTTCGAAGTGACACTGACCGCCTACTCCGCGATGCAAAATCCCGAGGTGTTGCAGCGCTTGAATCTCAACGAGCGGGTAATCGAGCCGATGCTGCACAATCTGGCGATCGTGCTGGTCATCCTGGTGCCGGCGATCACAATGCGAAGTTTTGCCGAAGAGAAGCGGACCGGCACCTACGAGCTTCTGCTGACAGCTCCGATCCGGACCGGCGAGATCGTCGCGGGGAAATTCATCGCGGCGGCGGCTTTTATGCTGATTATGATAGGGCTGGCCGGGATGTTTCCGCTGATCCTCGTAGCCTTCGGCAATCCGGAGGTCGGGGTGATGTTCTCCGGCTATCTCGGACTGGCGTTCCTGTCGATTTCGTTCGTCTCGATAGGATTGTTCACCAGCTCGCTCACCCAGAATCAGATCATCGCGGCGATCAGTTGCTTCGGCTTGCTGCTGCTGCTGTTCGTCATATCGTGGCCGGCGCAGGCAGGCGGGGGGTCGCTGGTGGGCTTGGTGCGCTATCTCTCGCTGCCGGACCATTTCGCGCAGATGGTCACCGGTATCATCGACACGCGCGACATCGTTTATTTCCTGAGTCTCATCTTCGTGGCGCTGTTCTTGACCCAACGCTCGGTCGAGTCGGCGCGATGGCGGTAA
- a CDS encoding GldG family protein: protein MRRSAALYGILGLVLLSFGLVDYFISSGFRLFVWVNLICGIFAIVLWITSSRSELSSITTGRSARYGANAVIYSAAYIGLLVAINYISTLHHTRLDLTAEKVYSLSSQSVNVVKGLQKPLKFYGFFQGGDSPAARELYETFAYYSPKLTYELVDPDKHPELAERFKVSVMGTTHLQYGGDNGEGTNVTELTEEALTNAIIRATRSSKKVVEFLDGHGEADPDDAGAQSGYGTVKKDLEGEGYEVRKLELAQLPKVPDDANLVVVAGPIKPLGQHEIDSLNDYLKQGGRMIAMYRPQRPDNPIDEAAMVKLAGDWGVKVGNDIVVDQVVRLFEGPALGLNPIVQTYGEHPITKDFKQRTVFPMARSLSAEPNLKPGLTVTPIAKTSDTSWAEVDLDTLFRQQKAELTAKDTRGPIAVVMAVDGNLEQFGLGKGDARMVVFGSTEFADNQYATQFFNRDFFVNSADWLTGEENSISIRPRSIRASRFRLTTGQFSIVFAFAVLLLPEMLLIAGIVVWWERRN from the coding sequence ATGCGGCGATCAGCGGCGCTTTACGGAATTCTCGGCCTGGTTCTTCTCTCATTCGGGCTGGTGGACTATTTTATCTCGAGCGGCTTTCGGCTGTTCGTGTGGGTCAACCTGATCTGCGGCATCTTCGCGATAGTCCTGTGGATCACTTCGAGCCGCTCCGAGCTTTCGTCGATCACGACCGGGCGCTCGGCGCGCTACGGCGCCAACGCCGTCATCTACTCGGCGGCCTACATCGGGCTGCTGGTCGCGATTAACTATATCTCGACGCTCCATCATACGCGGCTCGACCTGACGGCCGAGAAGGTTTACAGCCTTTCGAGCCAGTCGGTGAACGTGGTCAAGGGTTTGCAGAAGCCGCTCAAGTTTTACGGCTTCTTCCAGGGCGGCGACAGTCCCGCTGCGCGGGAACTCTACGAGACATTTGCGTACTACTCGCCCAAGCTCACTTACGAACTGGTCGATCCCGACAAGCATCCCGAGCTCGCCGAGCGCTTCAAAGTGTCGGTAATGGGCACCACGCATCTGCAGTACGGCGGCGACAACGGCGAGGGCACCAACGTCACCGAACTCACCGAGGAAGCGCTGACCAACGCGATCATTCGCGCGACCAGGAGCAGCAAGAAGGTAGTCGAGTTCCTCGACGGGCACGGCGAGGCGGATCCCGACGATGCCGGAGCCCAGTCGGGCTACGGCACCGTCAAGAAAGATTTGGAAGGCGAGGGCTACGAGGTCCGCAAGCTCGAACTCGCGCAATTGCCCAAGGTGCCCGACGACGCCAATCTGGTCGTGGTCGCCGGACCGATCAAGCCGCTCGGCCAGCACGAGATCGATTCGTTGAATGACTATCTGAAACAGGGCGGGCGCATGATCGCGATGTACCGGCCGCAGCGCCCCGACAATCCAATTGACGAAGCCGCGATGGTGAAGCTGGCCGGCGATTGGGGGGTCAAGGTCGGCAACGATATCGTGGTGGACCAGGTGGTCAGGCTGTTCGAAGGTCCCGCGCTCGGCCTCAATCCAATCGTGCAGACCTACGGCGAGCATCCGATTACCAAGGATTTCAAGCAGCGCACCGTGTTCCCGATGGCGCGGTCGCTCAGCGCCGAACCCAATCTGAAACCGGGACTGACCGTCACTCCGATCGCCAAGACCAGCGACACGTCGTGGGCGGAGGTCGATCTCGACACGCTGTTCCGGCAGCAGAAGGCCGAACTGACGGCCAAGGACACGCGCGGGCCGATCGCGGTGGTGATGGCGGTGGACGGCAACCTCGAGCAGTTCGGCTTGGGCAAGGGCGACGCGCGGATGGTGGTGTTCGGCAGCACCGAGTTCGCCGACAATCAATACGCGACGCAGTTCTTCAACCGCGATTTTTTCGTCAATAGCGCCGACTGGCTGACCGGCGAGGAAAATTCGATCTCGATCAGGCCGCGCTCTATCCGCGCGTCGCGCTTTCGCCTGACCACCGGGCAATTCTCGATCGTGTTTGCGTTTGCGGTGCTGTTGCTGCCCGAGATGCTGCTGATCGCCGGGATCGTAGTGTGGTGGGAACGGCGCAACTGA
- a CDS encoding GNAT family N-acetyltransferase, which yields MAIRKHRAGELVIEQTRDLARVREMLARAGMMTDGIEWPAACYIFAYVGDEAVGVIGVESKIDAALLRSLYVNESMRRRGIGGALIAAARKAAHTRGARRLYLFSTDAGGFFRRHGFTTVAVADVIAAIPGAAQVEYYRARPEQLARERAYHLDISGDGVIER from the coding sequence GTGGCCATACGCAAGCATCGCGCAGGCGAACTCGTAATCGAGCAGACGCGTGACCTCGCGCGCGTGCGCGAGATGCTCGCGCGGGCCGGCATGATGACGGACGGAATCGAATGGCCGGCCGCCTGTTACATCTTTGCGTATGTCGGCGATGAAGCGGTCGGAGTGATCGGCGTCGAGTCGAAGATCGACGCGGCGCTGCTACGGTCGCTGTACGTGAATGAATCGATGCGCCGGCGCGGAATCGGCGGCGCGTTGATCGCGGCGGCGCGCAAGGCCGCGCACACGCGCGGCGCGCGTCGTCTGTACCTGTTCAGCACCGATGCGGGCGGATTCTTCCGCCGCCACGGTTTCACGACGGTGGCCGTCGCCGACGTTATCGCTGCGATCCCCGGCGCGGCGCAGGTCGAGTACTATCGCGCGCGGCCCGAGCAGCTTGCGCGCGAGCGC
- a CDS encoding NUDIX hydrolase N-terminal domain-containing protein, which yields MPDSDLLAELARFIERITAIARTGLAFKPDGFDSERYEELLKEAARIHAVLAGASDEDAEALRRRWREQVIAGYEGYVTAASGCGVIAFNQRDEILLIQRPTGKWWYPTGFCDVGVSPAENAAKEAREETGLIVEPERLIAVIDSKKYGSPARHIYSMLFYCRIVGGELKPNPLEAIAAGFFPLDRLPEPMHGIDRKWIALAREFHFDGRVAPYFDRL from the coding sequence ATGCCGGATTCTGATCTGCTCGCCGAACTGGCGCGCTTCATAGAACGTATAACCGCGATCGCGCGGACCGGACTTGCCTTCAAGCCCGACGGCTTCGACTCCGAACGCTACGAGGAATTGCTCAAAGAGGCCGCCCGAATCCATGCGGTCCTGGCCGGTGCGAGCGACGAAGATGCCGAAGCATTGCGCCGGCGATGGCGCGAGCAGGTGATCGCCGGTTACGAAGGATATGTCACGGCGGCATCGGGATGCGGCGTGATCGCATTCAACCAGCGCGACGAAATTCTGTTGATTCAGCGGCCGACCGGCAAATGGTGGTATCCCACCGGGTTCTGCGATGTCGGCGTATCGCCCGCCGAGAACGCGGCCAAGGAAGCACGCGAGGAAACCGGGCTTATCGTCGAGCCCGAGCGCCTGATCGCCGTAATCGACAGCAAGAAGTACGGCTCACCCGCCCGGCATATCTACTCGATGCTTTTCTATTGTCGAATCGTCGGCGGCGAGCTGAAGCCCAATCCGCTCGAGGCGATTGCCGCCGGTTTCTTCCCGCTCGACCGTTTGCCGGAGCCGATGCACGGGATCGATCGCAAGTGGATTGCGCTGGCGCGCGAGTTCCACTTCGACGGCCGCGTCGCGCCTTATTTCGACCGGCTCTGA
- a CDS encoding ABC transporter ATP-binding protein gives MIEVKNLTKAYGNFVAVRDVSFKAENGSILGFLGPNGAGKTTTMRIITGYMPATAGTVLIDGLDIFSQSLEARRKIGYLPENPPLYPDMRVEAYLRFVAKLRGVPRAKIEPALEHVLEVCGLADMSHRICGQLSKGYRQRVGLAQALIHDPPVLVLDEPTIGLDPRQIHEIRDLIHHLAGNRTVVLSTHILPEVSQICDKVVIIAEGRVVLEEYLKKLPAGTSLEDIFLNAITKERHEGGASAEETLEEVGAGHT, from the coding sequence ATGATTGAGGTAAAAAACCTTACTAAAGCTTACGGCAACTTTGTCGCGGTAAGAGACGTATCGTTCAAAGCCGAGAACGGTTCCATCCTCGGCTTTCTCGGCCCCAACGGCGCCGGCAAGACCACCACGATGCGCATCATCACGGGCTATATGCCGGCGACCGCGGGCACCGTCTTGATCGACGGACTCGATATCTTTTCGCAATCGCTCGAGGCGCGCCGCAAAATCGGGTACCTGCCCGAAAATCCCCCGCTGTATCCCGACATGCGGGTCGAAGCCTATCTCCGGTTTGTCGCGAAACTCCGCGGCGTCCCGCGCGCGAAGATCGAGCCGGCGCTCGAGCACGTGCTCGAAGTTTGCGGCCTCGCCGACATGTCGCATCGGATTTGCGGCCAGCTATCCAAGGGCTATCGCCAGCGCGTCGGCCTGGCGCAGGCGTTGATTCACGATCCGCCCGTGCTGGTCCTCGACGAACCGACGATCGGTCTCGATCCGCGGCAGATTCACGAAATTCGCGATCTGATTCACCATCTCGCGGGCAACCGAACGGTCGTGCTCTCGACCCACATCCTGCCCGAGGTCTCGCAGATCTGCGACAAGGTCGTGATCATCGCCGAAGGCCGGGTAGTACTCGAGGAATACTTGAAGAAGCTCCCGGCCGGGACCTCGCTCGAAGATATTTTCCTCAACGCCATCACCAAGGAGCGTCACGAAGGCGGCGCGAGCGCCGAGGAAACGCTGGAGGAGGTCGGAGCGGGGCATACCTAG
- a CDS encoding ferredoxin codes for MAKFFSITVNKTRCIGSGDCVETAPAVFQLGVDGKSEVVNPTGAGDSVIVSAARSCPVKAITVVDEDAGAQLFPPPKK; via the coding sequence ATGGCGAAGTTTTTTTCGATCACCGTGAACAAAACCCGTTGCATCGGCAGCGGCGACTGCGTGGAAACTGCGCCCGCCGTGTTTCAACTCGGCGTCGACGGCAAGTCCGAAGTCGTCAACCCGACGGGCGCGGGCGACTCGGTAATTGTCTCGGCGGCGCGTTCGTGTCCGGTCAAAGCGATCACCGTGGTGGACGAAGACGCCGGCGCGCAGCTTTTTCCGCCGCCGAAGAAGTAG